In a genomic window of Brettanomyces nanus chromosome 1, complete sequence:
- a CDS encoding uncharacterized protein (CAZy:GT15~EggNog:ENOG41) produces MFGFYSAKLKFYSCLTVCVIVIIIMIGNLRSLDATKNTQRDDVIKWKDSLIGGSRVYSQVGARASGTSSATDSSQLRYDGTPELSISIEQLRKELKDLLSDGSTPSENTSAEKDSDHKTNPLYGTILDNDAKTNPNKAPVPDDYAGEVLTNNYKPYEQYRVVKKSYGNADKIPKATMFTIVKNSELDELLASIQQLESRFNRRFNYDWVFVNDEPFTDKFIEETSSMVSGTARYGIIPYEHWSYPSWIDQDKAKEIRDSDEAKSMPYGDSESYRFMCRYNSKYFYHHPIMEEYEYYWRVEPSVTFQCDIIEDPIRRLKENGILYGFTIAFLEFPVTIRTLWETSMSFFKNPDIQQDLIPYKKSMISFVSSDEGETYNNCHFWTNFEIASLEVWRSDTYEKYVDFLDRSGGFFYERWGDAPVHSIAISRMLSANQIHAFQDISYQHTEATSCPPDDDYWKRAKCTCNRENDWTVSSRMDCNRRFLKMSGQSVMKDYHKYLKLAGKEDINS; encoded by the coding sequence ATGTTTGGTTTCTATTCGGCAAAGCTTAAATTTTATTCTTGTCTAACGGTATGTGTCATTGTGATAATAATCATGATAGGGAATCTAAGGAGTCTCGATGCGACAAAAAACACGCAGAGAGATGATGTGATAAAGTGGAAAGATTCTTTGATCGGCGGCAGTAGGGTATATTCTCAAGTAGGTGCGAGAGCCTCTGGTACATCTAGTGCTACTGACAGCAGCCAGCTGAGGTATGATGGTACCCCAGAACTGTCTATTAGTATCGAGCAACTTCGAAAGGAGTTAAAAGACCTTCTCAGTGATGGAAGTACACCTTCAGAGAACACGTCAGCTGAGAAAGATTCCGATCATAAGACTAATCCTTTGTATGGAACAATTCTTGACAACGATGCCAAAACAAACCCTAATAAGGCACCTGTTCCAGACGATTACGCTGGGGAAGTGCTTACAAATAATTACAAACCATATGAACAATACAGGGTTGTGAAGAAAAGTTATGGAAATGCAGACAAAATACCGAAAGCGACAATGTTTACTATTGTCAAGAACAGTGAACTTGATGAATTATTAGCGTCCATTCAACAATTAGAATCCAGATTTAATAGACGATTCAATTACGACTGGGTGTTTGTTAATGATGAGCCTTTTACTGACAAATTTATAGAGGAAACTTCGTCCATGGTGTCTGGTACAGCTAGATATGGTATTATTCCCTATGAGCATTGGTCGTATCCTTCCTGGATAGATCAAGATAAGGCCAAAGAAATACGCGACTCTGACGAGGCTAAGTCGATGCCCTATGGAGACAGCGAAAGTTATAGATTCATGTGCCGATACAACTCCAAGTATTTCTATCATCATCCGATAATGGAAGAGTATGAGTATTACTGGAGAGTTGAGCCCAGCGTTACATTTCAATGTGATATTATTGAGGACCCAATCAGAAGactgaaagaaaatggaattCTTTACGGATTCACCATTGCATTTTTGGAGTTTCCAGTAACTATTAGGACTCTCTGGGAGACATCGATgagtttcttcaaaaaccCTGATATACAACAAGATTTGATTCCCTACAAGAAATCTATGATTTCGTTTGTTAGTTCCGATGAAGGAGAGACATATAACAATTGTCATTTCTGGACTAACTTTGAAATAGCCAGCCTAGAAGTATGGCGATCGGATACATACGAGAAGTACGTCGATTTCCTAGATCGATCGGGTGGATTCTTTTATGAAAGATGGGGAGATGCTCCAGTTCATTCTATTGCCATTTCTCGCATGTTATCTGCTAATCAAATACATGCATTTCAAGACATCTCTTATCAGCACACCGAGGCCACTTCGTGTCCTCCGGATGACGATTACTGGAAAAGAGCCAAGTGTACCTGTAATCGAGAGAATGATTGGACGGTATCTTCCAGAATGGATTGTAATAGACGGTTTCTAAAAATGAGCGGGCAGTCTGTCATGAAGGACTACCACAAGTATTTAAAACTTGCGGGAAAGGAGGATATCAACAGTTAA
- a CDS encoding uncharacterized protein (BUSCO:EOG09341G1Q~EggNog:ENOG41) gives MASRNQGHRRSGSKVGSEPCDTSSENDLASDTVQDSVSLKHMDERLLYGLLKSIGRRAVVTLNTGSKISGILYTVGDLHENSTTFSVCIKYPLVEGSASDRTVYKSEYMIIYDKDIAMIKFEHVDMRPLEITETATVSAETSESDTTSAIHQFKTDIAISSARHFKEHALKRWMPDDGNDDQPLESLGDSKENSNRSSHWNQFETNERKFGIHSTFDETLYTTKISKNGPDFQKRLKEAEKIAHEIESQGTHGNVHLAEERGLQVDDSGMDEEDKYSGVFRDAPVASAGPERDSALLHPKGDKILMGLLKNGAHFSDVKPAVSGDNPILRQRAAYYHNDPAVIYSSAINRAAVKTEPTEVSSDPKTSPASVAGSSSVSPPSTVPKRPSVKASSRQPDIKALKEFSAHLKLPGDVPKDILPVISKTHEQKEQSEKGRENQKQRTASARTTPSTAPAIVAAKETVTAPVTASSSIAASTAASASGTPSLPASVPLASPLSPRYSRQSSSQRHRRSPISFFGPDKVPAEIDNSKRNILNGKFSILVKAKIEYEKAENSKEIKNLKANVIIRIERPFATAPTWPSTSEKSYTSFFSRQPEWVPPPMSRKMYFPTQPVPMLAPQTMPPPMMMPTDAPPPIIDRGQLSPQRSPQMGQPFLSNSRSNSNNMQRSPLPHPQQQPLPQQQPPPQQMRMQGPPAQMGGMQMGAMSQYQFVFQQPQFIPLYSPGPMPVNGPIPFYPPAAGMPPPMMPNNGGGSRRNSRNHSTHYNRQ, from the coding sequence ATGGCCTCTAGAAATCAAGGACATCGGAGATCTGGTTCCAAGGTGGGTTCAGAACCATGTGACACATCATCTGAGAATGATCTAGCATCTGACACCGTTCAAGATTCTGTTTCTCTCAAGCATATGGATGAACGTTTGTTGTATGGGCTTTTGAAATCCATCGGTAGAAGAGCTGTTGTCACACTGAATACTGGTTCAAAGATCTCGGGTATTCTCTACACAGTTGGTGATTTACACGAGAATAGTACTACTTTTTCTGTTTGTATCAAGTACCCCTTGGTTGAAGGATCTGCATCAGATCGTACTGTTTACAAGTCTGAATACATGATTATCTATGACAAAGATATAGCCATGATCAAGTTTGAGCATGTGGATATGAGGCCATTGGAAATTACCGAAACGGCTACTGTTAGTGCTGAAACTTCCGAGTCTGATACCACTAGCGCCATTCATCAGTTCAAGACCGATATAGCCATTTCATCGGCTCGCCACTTTAAGGAGCACGCTCTTAAGCGGTGGATGCCTGATGATGGTAACGATGATCAGCCTTTGGAAAGCTTGGGGGATTCTAAGGAGAATTCTAATCGTTCAAGTCACTGGAATCAATTCGAGACTAACGAACGGAAGTTTGGAATTCACTCCACCTTTGACGAAACTTTGTATACCACCAAGATCTCGAAAAATGGACCTGATTTCCAGAAGCGTCTTAaggaagcagagaaaaTTGCCCATGAAATAGAATCTCAGGGAACACACGGTAATGTTCATCTGGCCGAGGAAAGAGGCCTTCAGGTCGACGATAGTGGcatggatgaagaggataaATATTCCGGCGTCTTTAGGGATGCTCCTGTTGCATCTGCAGGTCCTGAACGAGACTCTGCACTATTGCATCCAAAGGGAGACAAAATTCTTATGGGTCTGTTGAAGAACGGTGCGCATTTTTCAGATGTCAAACCTGCCGTTTCTGGTGATAACCCAATTCTTCGTCAACGTGCTGCCTATTATCACAATGATCCTGCGGTAATTTATTCTTCTGCCATTAACAGGGCAGCTGTGAAGACAGAACCAACTGAAGTATCATCAGATCCAAAGACGTCTCCAGCTTCCGTTGCAGGCTCTTCTTCGGTTTCTCCACCTAGTACTGTTCCTAAGAGGCCTTCCGTCAAGGCATCGTCTCGCCAACCTGATATAAAGGCGTTGAAAGAGTTCTCCGCACACCTCAAACTACCAGGTGACGTTCCTAAGGATATATTGCCTGTCATCTCTAAGACTCACGAACAGAAGGAACAATCAGAAAAGGGTAGAGAGAATCAGAAGCAAAGGACAGCGTCTGCAAGAACTACTCCTTCGACTGCTCCGGCCATTGTTGCTGCTAAGGAGACGGTCACTGCTCCCGTCACTGCCTCAAGCTCGATCGCTGCTTCCACAGCAGCCTCTGCTTCTGGCACTCCTTCATTACCGGCTTCTGTTCCGCTGGCATCGCCTTTATCGCCTCGATACTCTCGTCAAAGCTCGTCTCAGAGACATCGGAGATCTCCCATCTCCTTTTTTGGCCCTGACAAAGTACCTGCCGAGATTGATAACTCCAAGAGGAACATTCTCAATGGTAAGTTTAGTATTCTTGTTAAGGCTAAGATTGAGTATGAGAAAGCTGAAAATTCCAAGGAGATTAAGAATCTCAAGGCTAATGTTATTATCCGCATCGAGAGGCCATTTGCCACTGCTCCAACTTGGCCTTCTACGAGTGAAAAGTCATACACATCGTTTTTCTCTAGACAGCCGGAGTGGGTTCCACCGCCTATGAGTCGTAAGATGTACTTTCCAACTCAGCCTGTTCCTATGCTGGCACCTCAGACAATGCCTCCtccgatgatgatgccaACCGATGCTCCCCCCCCTATTATCGACCGAGGCCAGCTTTCTCCTCAGCGATCGCCGCAGATGGGTCAGCCTTTCTTGTCCAACAGCAGGAGTAATAGTAACAATATGCAGCGGTCTCCTTTGCCCCATCCACAACAGCAGCCTCTACCCCAGCAACAACCTCCTCCTCAGCAGATGCGCATGCAAGGACCTCCTGCGCAAATGGGTGGCATGCAGATGGGTGCCATGTCTCAGTATCAGTTTGTCTTTCAACAACCCCAATTCATCCCTCTGTACTCGCCGGGACCAATGCCTGTAAACGGTCCTATTCCTTTCTATCCGCCTGCTGCAGGTATGCCTCCTCCAATGATGCCTAACAATGGTGGTGGTTCGAGAAGAAATTCTCGGAACCATAGCACACATTACAATCGGCAGTAA
- a CDS encoding uncharacterized protein (BUSCO:EOG09343I3U~EggNog:ENOG41) — protein sequence MSMIIRGFARRFVTSSALRLFSTTSLAYSGHSKWDNIKHKKAANDATKAAVSFKLSSKITVLAKMGGVDMAKNLQLAYAVEKAKSLSIPKRVIENAIKRGNGELKNQEKVETVTYEGLGPGGIAVIIEAITDNKNRTIGFIRPCFNKYGSNMTPTAYMFDQKGLFLIDLQGHEFDEAFDDLIDLGCEDINQVQREDSKLVELVTDPKEFGKVANSIKDQGKYKITEMEFGYVPKDDMKADISDPDTKESFDKFVQSLEDLDDVEKVYSNLEE from the coding sequence ATGTCGATGATAATCAGAGGTTTCGCAAGGAGATTTGtgacttcttctgctttgagATTATTCAGCACTACGAGCCTTGCATATTCCGGTCATTCAAAGTGGGATAACATTAAGCACAAGAAGGCGGCTAATGATGCTACCAAGGCTGCAGTGTCTTTCAAGCTGTCATCTAAGATCACAGTTTTGGCCAAGATGGGAGGAGTAGACATGGCAAAGAATTTACAGTTAGCATATGCGGTAGAAAAAGCCAAGAGTCTGAGTATACCTAAAAGAGTTATAGAGAATGCCATTAAGAGAGGTAATGGTGAATTGAAAAACCAGGAGAAGGTAGAGACTGTCACTTACGAAGGCTTAGGACCCGGTGGGATTGCTGTGATAATAGAAGCCATAACAGATAATAAAAACAGAACGATTGGTTTCATTAGGCCATGCTTCAACAAGTACGGCTCTAACATGACACCTACTGCTTATATGTTCGACCAGAAAGGGTTGtttttgattgatttaCAAGGTCATGAGTTCGATGAAGCATTTGATGACCTAATTGACTTGGGATGCGAAGATATTAATCAAGTGCAGAGAGAGGATTCCAAGCTTGTGGAATTGGTCACCGATCCTAAAGAGTTCGGTAAGGTTGCAAATTCGATCAAGGATCAAGGTAAGTACAAAATCACGGAGATGGAATTTGGATATGTTCCAAAAGACGATATGAAGGCAGATATCAGCGATCCCGATACGAAAGAAAGCTTCGATAAGTTTGTGCAGTCTTTAGAGGACCTAGACGATGTGGAAAAGGTGTACAGCAATTTGGAGGAATGA
- the VMA7 gene encoding H(+)-transporting V1 sector ATPase subunit F (BUSCO:EOG09344KCL) yields MPPASELTQNRTLIAAIGDEDTITGLLLAGIGQVTNEPGREKNFFVASESVKVEDLQKIYNEFIERDDIAILLINQHLADKIRLLIDTFTKPFPAILEIPSKDHPYDPEKDSVLRRVRRLFGE; encoded by the coding sequence ATGCCACCAGCATCGGAGTTGACTCAAAACAGAACACTAATAGCGGCAATTGGTGATGAGGATACCATTACAGGCCTCTTACTTGCTGGTATTGGTCAGGTTACCAACGAACCAGGTAGggagaagaacttttttGTGGCCTCAGAGAGCGTCAAGGTTGAAGATTTGCAGAAGATATACAACGAGTTCATAGAAAGAGACGACATAGCCATACTTCTCATCAATCAGCATCTTGCAGATAAAATCAGATTACTGATTGACACATTCACAAAGCCATTTCCTGCCATCTTGGAGATCCCGTCTAAGGACCACCCCTACGATCCCGAAAAAGACTCTGTTTTAAGAAGGGTCAGAAGGCTCTTTGGCGAATAA
- a CDS encoding uncharacterized protein (BUSCO:EOG09341QOK) translates to MVEVSLTVGKLDASLALLLTKDHHLIEFPTILLPDGISTGSIVKIECDRDLKEEERENEQFNNLQEEIYETFGKHEPEKPSLKVVNVTQTSCVLEWEPLQLGTAELKSMTLYKNGSKLGQIKNPKLKKNIKLSGLPVDTTYKFQLKMDTTAGIYHSNTIELKTHKMTDLSGISICVGSIDFDKETQFTLNDIYDLIKNIGAKPINRKVKIDTTQFICTDPSGVECEKAKSMNIPVVRPEWLKACELERRIVGVNKFYINSETPIWKEKDFWEVPELPEAANAEELKGQPEGPEEPEEPKEELKEETKEPEQPKQEPKQEPKEEPKQEPKEEPKQEPKEEPKEEPKQESKEEPKELKKPKGPEELKEAVENTEEKLDKSITEEEIKPNESISAGPIEEVAAVTASEPVLHPTEATPENSTLDPVELTTSALSGPVDESKETLPTPTESRADSVPEELNEEPEMLKGIVKEANDDENSPKSASPEPAQFKHGKKNNTKKHNKKKRRK, encoded by the coding sequence ATGGTTGAAGTTTCGCTTACAGTAGGTAAACTGGATGCATCGTTGGCACTTTTGCTAACGAAGGATCATCATTTGATAGAGTTTCCGACTATTTTACTTCCAGATGGTATTAGTACTGGATCCATTGTAAAGATTGAATGTGATAGAGActtgaaggaagaggaacGGGAGAATGAGCAATTCAATAACttacaagaagagatatatGAAACTTTCGGTAAACATGAGCCAGAGAAGCCTTCTCTCAAGGTGGTTAATGTGACACAGACATCGTGCGTTTTAGAATGGGAGCCATTGCAGTTGGGCACAGCTGAATTGAAGTCAATGACATTGTATAAGAATGGATCTAAGTTGGGTCAAATCAAAAAtccaaagttgaagaaaaacaTTAAATTGAGTGGATTACCTGTCGACACCACTTACAAGTTTCAATTGAAGATGGACACTACTGCTGGTATCTATCATTCCAACACAATAGAATTGAAAACCCACAAGATGACAGATTTGAGCGGTATATCGATATGTGTTGGTAGCATCGACTTTGACAAGGAAACCCAGTTTACTCTGAATGATATCTATGAtcttatcaagaatattGGTGCTAAACCTATTAATAGGAAGGTTAAGATCGACACAACTCAATTTATATGCACAGATCCTAGTGGAGTTGAGTGCGAGAAGGCAAAGAGTATGAACATTCCTGTAGTGAGGCCCGAATGGTTGAAGGCATGTGAATTGGAAAGGAGAATCGTTGGTGTGAACAAGTTCTACATCAATTCTGAAACTCCAATttggaaggagaaagacTTTTGGGAAGTGCCGGAACTACCAGAAGCAGCTAATGCAGAGGAGCTTAAGGGGCAGCCTGAGGGGCCTGAGGAGCCCGAGGAGCCTAAGGAGGAGCTAAAGGAGGAAACTAAAGAGCCTGAGCAGCCTAAGCAGGAGCCCAAGCAGGAGCCTAAGGAGGAGCCCAAGCAGGAGCCTAAGGAGGAGCCCAAGCAGGAGCCTAAGGAGGAGCCTAAGGAGGAGCCCAAGCAGGAGTCTAAGGAGGAGCCCAAGGAGCTTAAGAAACCCAAAGGGCCTGAGGAACttaaagaagcagtagAAAACACGGAAGAAAAGCTTGACAAATCTAtcactgaagaagaaattaaGCCCAATGAATCGATTTCTGCTGGAcctattgaagaagtggcTGCAGTGACGGCTAGCGAACCTGTCTTACACCCTACTGAAGCAACACCTGAGAATAGTACTTTGGATCCGGTTGAATTGACGACTTCTGCCTTGTCTGGCCCAGTTGATGAATCTAAGGAGACCTTACCTACGCCCACAGAGTCTCGTGCCGACTCAGTACCAGAAGAGCTTAATGAGGAACCGGAGATGCTCAAGGGTATCGTCAAGGAAGCAaatgacgatgaaaatTCACCTaaatctgcttctccagAACCTGCACAGTTCAAacatggaaagaagaacaacaCAAAGAAGCacaacaagaagaaacgtAGAAAATAA